Genomic segment of Rhodococcus rhodochrous:
GCTCCTCCCCGATCTCGCGCAGCACCGGTTCGACCTCGCGCACGACGAACGGCAGGGTCACGAAAATCGTCGCGAGCACCATGCCCGGCAGCCCGAAGATCACCTTGAAGCCGAGATCCTCGACGGCGCCGAACCACCCGTGGGCGCCCCACAACATGATCAGGGCGACACCCACGACGATCGGCGAGACCGCGAAGGGCAGGTCGACGACGGCCTGCAGCAGTCCCCTGCCCGGGAATCTGCCGCGGACGAGGGCCAGCGCGACGACGATGCCGAAGATCACGTTCACGGGAACGACGATCGCGACGATCAGCAGCGACAGGTTCAGCGCCGAGATCGCCGCCGGGGTGCTGATCGACTCGGCGAACGCCACGACGCCGTTCTCGAAGGTGCGGTAGAGGATCACCCCGATCGGGACGAGCAGCAGCACGAACAGGTACGCGAGCGCGACGAAGCGCAGCGACAGTCGGGCTGCGAGGGACGGTTTCACCGGTCGTCCTCCTCTCGGCGCAGTCCCCGGTTCGCGACCAGGCGCAGGACGAACAGCACGACGAAGGCGATCACCAGCAGCGCGACGGAGACCGCGGCGGCGTTGACCGGCCGGTCGATCTCGATCTGCTGCTGAATGTACTGCGACGCGACCTGGGTCTTGTACGGGATGTTGCCGCCGATGAGCACGATCGAGCCGTACTCACCGATGGCGCGGGCGAATGCCAGGCCGGTGCCGCCGAGGACGGCCGGTGCGAGCACGGGCAGCACGACCGTGCGGAAGATCGTGAAGTTGCCGGCTCCGAGCGAGGCGGCGGCCTCCTCGACCTCACGGTCGGCCTCGATGAGCACCGGCTGCACCGAGCGCACCACGAACGGCAAGGTGACGAACGCGAGCGCCACCACCAGTCCCGGCTCGGTCGCGTTGAGCTGCACACCGATCGGGCTCTGCGGCCCGTACAGCGAGAGCAGCACGATGCTCGCGACGATCGTCGGTAGTGCGAAGGGCAGGTCGATCAGGGCGTTGACGAACTTCTTCCCCGGGAACTCGTCGCGGACGAGAACCCACGCGATCACCGTGCCCATCACCGCGTTGATCGCCGCGACGACCAGCGAGACGACGACGGTGATCCGCAGGGTCGCGAGAGCGGCCGGTGCGGTGATCGCATCGACGAAGGTGCCGAGGCCGTCCGAGACGGAGTGGAAGGCCAGGGCCGCGAGGGGAAGCAGGACGATCAGACTCAACCACAGGGTGGCGATGCCGATACCGAGGGGCCCGACGGCGCCGGTGAACATCCGGCGACGCGGACGGGCGGGGGCCGCGGCGGACGGCCCGCGACGCGAACCCGCCGGGGCGGGAGACGAAGCTCCCGACCCGGCGGTGTGTTCCGAAACGGTCACGCGCGTGCTCTACTTCGTGGCGTTGTCGTAGATCACCGCGATGGTACCGGTGCTGTCGGCGAACAACTCCTCGTTCACGGTCTCCCAGCCGCCGAGATCTGCGACGGTCCACAGCTTCTCCGGCTGCGGGAATTCCTCGGCGAACTCCTCGGCGACGCCCGGGTCGACGGGCCGGAAGCCGGCCTCTGCCCACAGGCGCTGGCCCTCTGCGGTGTACAGGAAGTCGTTGAACGCCTGCGCGACCTCGACGTCCTTCGCATTCTTCAGTACCGCCGCGGGGTTCTCGATCTTGAAGGTGACGGGCGGGGTGACGTGCTCGACGGGGTCGCCGTTGCGCTCGATGAACAGCGCCTCGTTCTCGTAGCTCAGCAGCACGTCGCCGGTGCCCTGCAGGAAGGTCTCGGTGGCCTCGCGACCGGACTTCGGCTGTACCTTCACGTGATCGGTGACCAGTGCGGTGACGTAGTCGATGCCGGCCTGCGGGTCGGCGCCGCCGTTGCTCTTCGCGGCGTACGGCGCGAGCAGGTTCCACTTCGCCGAACCCGAGCTGAACGGGTTGGGGGTGACGACCTCGACGTCCGGACGGAGCAGGTCGTCCCAGTCCTGAATGTTCTTCGGGTTGCCCTCACGGACGACGATGGTGACGACCGATCCGAACGGGATCCCGTTGTAGGCGTCGTCGTTCCAGTTCTCGTCGACGAGACCCGCGTCGACGAGACGAGTGATGTCGGGCTCGACGGAGAAGTTCACGAAGTTGGCCTCGGCGCCGTCGCGCACCTTGCGGGACTGGTCTCCGGAGGCGCCGTAGGACTGCTGGAAGACGACACCC
This window contains:
- the cysT gene encoding sulfate ABC transporter permease subunit CysT; this translates as MFTGAVGPLGIGIATLWLSLIVLLPLAALAFHSVSDGLGTFVDAITAPAALATLRITVVVSLVVAAINAVMGTVIAWVLVRDEFPGKKFVNALIDLPFALPTIVASIVLLSLYGPQSPIGVQLNATEPGLVVALAFVTLPFVVRSVQPVLIEADREVEEAAASLGAGNFTIFRTVVLPVLAPAVLGGTGLAFARAIGEYGSIVLIGGNIPYKTQVASQYIQQQIEIDRPVNAAAVSVALLVIAFVVLFVLRLVANRGLRREEDDR
- a CDS encoding sulfate ABC transporter substrate-binding protein; protein product: MKRSRFVVAAFAAITALSLTACAGGSSDTVGAESGGDGSGGTINLYAYAVPKVGFDSLIPAFEATEEGEGVVFQQSYGASGDQSRKVRDGAEANFVNFSVEPDITRLVDAGLVDENWNDDAYNGIPFGSVVTIVVREGNPKNIQDWDDLLRPDVEVVTPNPFSSGSAKWNLLAPYAAKSNGGADPQAGIDYVTALVTDHVKVQPKSGREATETFLQGTGDVLLSYENEALFIERNGDPVEHVTPPVTFKIENPAAVLKNAKDVEVAQAFNDFLYTAEGQRLWAEAGFRPVDPGVAEEFAEEFPQPEKLWTVADLGGWETVNEELFADSTGTIAVIYDNATK
- the cysW gene encoding sulfate ABC transporter permease subunit CysW, whose product is MKPSLAARLSLRFVALAYLFVLLLVPIGVILYRTFENGVVAFAESISTPAAISALNLSLLIVAIVVPVNVIFGIVVALALVRGRFPGRGLLQAVVDLPFAVSPIVVGVALIMLWGAHGWFGAVEDLGFKVIFGLPGMVLATIFVTLPFVVREVEPVLREIGEEQEQAAATLGANTWQTFWRITLPAIRWGLTYGIVLTVARALGEFGAVIMVSSGFPGVSQTLTLLVHARYIDDHNTFGAYSAATLLMAIAVIVLLLMTLLDRKRSTE